CCTCGATGAACTCGTCGCGCGAGATCTTCAGCGCGCCCTCGCGGATGCGGATGGGGAAGAGGTGCCAGGCGCTCTCGCAGTCCGCCCGCTCCACCGGCAGATCGAACGCCTCGCCGAGGCCGGCGAAGAGCTCGCGGTACAGCGCCACGATCCCGCGCCGGCGGGCCAGGATGGCGTCCATCTTCTGCAGCTGCTGCAGGCCCATGGCGGCCTGGATGTCGGTCATGTTGTACTTGTAGCCCGGCGTGACGATGTCGTAGCGCCACGAGCCCGACTTGTCGTTGCGCTTCCACGCGTCGCGGTTCATGCCGTGCAGGGAGGCCACGCCGGCGGTCTCGATGTGCGCGGGCGTCCAGGTGAGCATGCCGCCCTCGGCGGTGGTCAGGTTCTTGGTGGCGTAGAACGAGAAGGCCACCGGGTTTTCGCAGGCGCCGATCATGCGCCCCTTGTACTTCGCCGGCAGGGAGTGGGCCGCGTCCTCGATCAGCAGCAGACCGTGCTCGTCGCAGATGGCGTGCAGGGCGTCCAGGTCGCAGGGGTGGCCGCCGTAGTGGACGGCGATCACGGCCTTGGTGCGGTCGGTGACGGCGTCGCGCACCCGGGCCGGGTCGATGTTCATGGTGTCCGGCTCGATGTCGGCCAGGACCGGCCGGGCGCCCACGTGCTCGATCACGGCCACGGTCGCGGTGAAGGTCATGGGGGTGGTGATGACCTCGTCGCCGGGGCCGATGCCGGCCACGACCAGGGCCGTGTGCAGGGCGGCGGTGCAGCTGCTCAGGGCCAGCGCGGCGGGGGCGCCGGTGAAGGCGGCGAACTCCTGCTCGAAGCGCTTGGTCTTGGGGCCCGTGGTGATCCAGCCCGAGCGCAGGCTGTCGACGACCTCGGCGATTTCCTCTTCGCCGAGATAGGGGGGCGAGAACGGCAGGAAGTCTTTGCGCATGACTCTCATCCTTGAGAGATGGGTGAATGTTCCCGGAACCGCGACCTTACCCGATCCCCGTCGGGCGGCCCATCGAAATCCGCTGCGGATGGTCCGGTTCGCGATGCCAGAACCGGACCCGAACCATCGTTGCTGCTCCAAATGTAAACGAATACAACTAAACGTGTTGGCGCGACCAGGTTCTGGACAGTTTTTTCCGCCGGCGACGTGAATTTAGCTTGGAAATCCGGCCTCCGTCCACCAGAATGTCGGGACGCGGAAGATCCGATGGTTATTGATTTCAACATCTTAGCCTCGCCCATCTGGACAATCCTGTTTGGCCAGCACGGAAAACGGCACTGTCGTTGCTAAAGATCTGGCTTAAATGGCCGAAAAGGATTCCCTGCAAGGGGAGGAAAGACTTGAAACGGACATTCGATCTGCTCTTCGCCGCGACCGGGCTGGTCGCGCTGACTCCGGTGCTGGGGCTGCTCGCCCTGGCGGTGTGGGTTTCCAGCCCGGGCCCGGTTTTCTTCCGCCAGGAACGGCTCGGCCTCGCGGGCGAGAGCTTCCGCATCTGCAAGTTCCGCACGATGACGGTGCGCAACACGGGGCCCGCGGTCACCGCCGGCAAC
This sequence is a window from bacterium. Protein-coding genes within it:
- a CDS encoding DegT/DnrJ/EryC1/StrS aminotransferase family protein, with the protein product MRKDFLPFSPPYLGEEEIAEVVDSLRSGWITTGPKTKRFEQEFAAFTGAPAALALSSCTAALHTALVVAGIGPGDEVITTPMTFTATVAVIEHVGARPVLADIEPDTMNIDPARVRDAVTDRTKAVIAVHYGGHPCDLDALHAICDEHGLLLIEDAAHSLPAKYKGRMIGACENPVAFSFYATKNLTTAEGGMLTWTPAHIETAGVASLHGMNRDAWKRNDKSGSWRYDIVTPGYKYNMTDIQAAMGLQQLQKMDAILARRRGIVALYRELFAGLGEAFDLPVERADCESAWHLFPIRIREGALKISRDEFIEGMRARNIGTSVHFIPVHTFTYYREKYGYRPGDFPVAFRESERLVSLPLHPGLSAEDVADVVGAVESCSS